The following coding sequences are from one Gimesia chilikensis window:
- a CDS encoding transglutaminase TgpA family protein — protein sequence MNLTLIFQISVYCLIALSSFMFMLAEGGLFPQLFTIPLGLITLFFTDRWNKFSMSPLWANILGLLAFLLVCGEFFSDIEGRLLAGAHFLVYLTWIILLQKKGDTQYWWLFALGFLQIAVGAVLTESGYYGILLVVYLFLAFWTLTVFSIYRTDKTFSSQQAPTPLPRTAVATSTTSPFHRQSHVQDGIQSDQTRKWITAEFIWSSIGCSISALIISMCFFLLIPRLWVNRSFFNNETLEAEKRPLVGFAEKVQLGEMGEILESSERVLELTVYDNQTEEPIPVMEFVRILGMDEPLFRGAVLSTYDNGSWSRLRRHSNWRLLNSQELEIKDLYRQEMVMESIGTNVLFVLQPIVGMDMLSKTENTLNLDTLEIRQTHPPEVDGNTKYNVFTAKDLDQNILMNQLDNEEVYLDLPRKDLRRLIQYTKKLIADHPELKTNLAKAKFLESHLRDSGEFSYTLNMSIVDPEIDPVEDFLFNRKSGHCEYYASSLALMLRAIDIPTRVISGFKGGDSSYLSNQFEVQQRYAHSWVEAFLDGKWITMDATPSLERAEMVAQSAPSLGSWKGMSKFFSQFWSDYVIGVSFQRQKATFYDPLLRAGKKIGNRLLDIRTTTVSMFQSVKKFLSSPRRWFSWEGAAAVFIIAGLFFALKWFCQVMIRLIRKLLARNQDEESKMRSAQIAFYERFQKLLASKGLIRKQTETQQEFSHHVKVDLKQELTQAQLSEYPEEISRLYYQVRYGNHPLEPEQSAEIDQKLTTLESALLEQKEGSTVAK from the coding sequence TAATCACCCTGTTTTTTACCGATCGCTGGAACAAATTCAGCATGAGTCCGCTCTGGGCGAACATTCTGGGGCTCCTGGCGTTTCTTTTGGTGTGTGGCGAATTCTTTTCTGATATCGAAGGCCGCCTGCTGGCGGGGGCGCATTTCCTGGTCTACCTGACCTGGATCATCCTGCTGCAGAAAAAAGGGGACACTCAGTACTGGTGGCTGTTTGCGCTGGGATTTCTGCAGATCGCCGTCGGGGCGGTGTTGACCGAATCCGGTTACTATGGAATTCTGCTGGTTGTCTATCTGTTTCTCGCTTTCTGGACGCTCACCGTCTTCTCGATTTATCGCACTGATAAAACCTTTTCCAGTCAGCAGGCACCGACTCCCCTGCCGCGTACCGCGGTCGCTACGAGTACGACCTCCCCGTTTCACCGGCAGAGTCACGTACAGGACGGCATTCAGTCAGACCAGACACGTAAATGGATCACGGCAGAATTTATCTGGTCGTCCATAGGCTGCTCCATCAGTGCACTGATCATTTCCATGTGTTTCTTCCTGTTGATTCCGCGACTGTGGGTCAATCGTTCCTTCTTTAACAATGAGACTCTCGAAGCCGAAAAGCGTCCCCTGGTGGGATTTGCTGAGAAAGTACAGCTCGGTGAAATGGGAGAAATCCTGGAAAGCTCTGAGCGGGTACTGGAACTGACGGTTTACGACAACCAGACCGAGGAGCCGATTCCCGTTATGGAATTCGTCAGAATTCTGGGTATGGACGAGCCGCTGTTTCGCGGTGCGGTTCTTTCGACCTACGACAACGGCAGCTGGAGTCGGCTGCGCCGTCACTCCAACTGGCGGTTACTGAATTCGCAGGAACTGGAAATCAAAGACCTTTACCGGCAGGAAATGGTAATGGAGTCGATCGGGACCAATGTTCTGTTCGTACTGCAACCGATCGTGGGCATGGACATGCTCAGTAAAACCGAAAATACATTGAATCTTGATACGCTGGAGATCCGTCAGACCCACCCCCCTGAGGTGGATGGGAACACCAAATACAATGTCTTTACCGCCAAGGATCTGGATCAGAATATCCTGATGAATCAGCTCGATAATGAAGAAGTCTACCTGGACTTGCCCCGCAAAGATTTAAGGCGGCTGATTCAGTACACAAAGAAGTTGATCGCCGACCATCCCGAGTTGAAGACGAATCTGGCTAAGGCAAAGTTTCTGGAATCCCATTTACGCGATTCCGGTGAATTCAGCTATACGCTCAACATGTCGATTGTGGATCCGGAAATCGATCCCGTGGAAGACTTCCTGTTTAATCGTAAATCAGGACATTGTGAGTATTATGCATCCTCCCTGGCACTGATGTTACGGGCGATTGATATTCCCACGCGAGTAATCAGTGGTTTCAAAGGGGGGGATTCCAGTTATCTTTCGAACCAGTTTGAGGTTCAACAGCGTTACGCCCATTCGTGGGTTGAAGCGTTTCTGGACGGCAAATGGATCACAATGGACGCCACTCCCAGCCTGGAACGGGCAGAGATGGTTGCCCAGAGCGCGCCCTCTTTGGGAAGCTGGAAAGGCATGTCGAAGTTCTTCAGCCAGTTTTGGTCTGATTATGTGATTGGAGTCTCTTTTCAACGGCAGAAAGCGACCTTCTACGACCCCCTGCTTCGGGCTGGTAAGAAAATCGGAAACCGTCTGCTCGATATTCGGACGACGACCGTCAGTATGTTTCAGTCCGTTAAGAAGTTCCTCTCCTCCCCCCGTCGCTGGTTCAGCTGGGAAGGTGCGGCTGCTGTCTTCATTATTGCCGGCCTGTTCTTTGCGCTGAAATGGTTCTGCCAGGTTATGATTCGTCTGATCCGTAAATTACTGGCCAGGAACCAGGACGAGGAAAGTAAAATGCGCTCTGCCCAGATTGCATTTTACGAACGGTTCCAGAAACTGCTGGCCAGCAAAGGCTTGATCCGTAAACAGACAGAGACTCAGCAGGAATTCTCTCATCACGTGAAAGTAGACCTGAAGCAGGAACTGACTCAGGCGCAACTCAGCGAATATCCGGAAGAAATATCCCGACTTTATTACCAGGTCCGCTACGGAAATCATCCCCTGGAGCCGGAGCAGTCAGCGGAGATCGACCAGAAGCTGACGACACTCGAATCTGCATTGCTGGAACAGAAAGAGGGTTCCACCGTTGCAAAGTAG
- a CDS encoding ABC transporter permease has protein sequence MFSYLVRRLLIGLVTLTLITFIIFGLIRNMPGTPLSNAMAMIDPGKELSEADRERMEKAYGLDKPWPQAYVLWVSNVCRLDLGRSISRKQPVTRLISERIGPTLILSVSSLLLTYLLAIPMGLYSSARQGHLDERTIGTILYMLYSFPSFVAALFLQIYLANKLGWLPLYGMKSDNYSSMSTIQQVWDIFLHALMPIICYTYGSLAYYSRFIRANMHEVLRQDYIRTARAKGLGPVNVLVRHAFRNTFIPLVTLIGLTLPSLLGGSVIIERIFSWPGMGQLYFESILERDYPTIMGLTLMFAILTLAGQLMADIFYAMADPRVKISDH, from the coding sequence ATGTTCAGTTACCTCGTGCGAAGGCTCCTCATCGGGTTAGTCACACTCACGCTGATTACGTTTATCATCTTCGGCCTGATTCGTAACATGCCGGGAACGCCTCTCTCCAATGCCATGGCGATGATCGACCCCGGCAAGGAATTGAGTGAGGCAGACCGTGAACGAATGGAAAAAGCCTACGGGCTGGATAAACCCTGGCCTCAGGCGTATGTTTTGTGGGTGAGTAATGTCTGCCGTCTTGATCTGGGGCGCTCCATTTCCCGCAAGCAACCGGTCACCCGTCTGATCAGCGAACGAATCGGACCGACACTGATTCTCTCGGTGAGCTCACTGCTGTTAACCTATCTGCTGGCCATTCCAATGGGCCTGTATTCCTCGGCGCGTCAGGGTCATCTCGACGAACGAACCATCGGCACGATTCTGTATATGCTGTATTCGTTCCCCAGTTTCGTAGCGGCTCTGTTTCTGCAGATCTATCTGGCCAATAAACTGGGTTGGCTGCCTCTGTATGGCATGAAGAGCGATAACTACAGCTCGATGTCGACGATCCAGCAGGTCTGGGATATTTTCCTGCACGCCCTCATGCCGATTATCTGCTACACCTATGGCAGTCTCGCGTATTACAGCCGGTTCATTCGGGCGAATATGCACGAAGTGTTGAGACAGGATTACATCCGCACGGCTCGCGCCAAGGGGCTGGGGCCCGTGAATGTTCTCGTCAGACATGCTTTCCGCAATACATTTATTCCGCTGGTGACTCTCATTGGACTGACACTTCCCTCGCTGCTGGGAGGCTCAGTGATTATCGAGCGGATCTTCAGCTGGCCCGGCATGGGACAGCTTTATTTTGAATCCATTCTGGAACGGGATTACCCGACGATCATGGGTTTGACACTGATGTTTGCGATCCTGACTCTGGCAGGACAACTTATGGCCGACATCTTCTACGCGATGGCTGACCCCCGGGTCAAAATCTCTGATCACTGA
- a CDS encoding ABC transporter permease, producing the protein MQQKSDTDQNNVTAPKKVKKSPSFWAETWQRFKHRKMAMIALIYIGFLCMVAVFAPAIAGTKPIICKYKGHIYFPAMGYFRREWENPIFYKDRFRNRYPENLKAKDPDSWAIWPLVYQDPYRRVYDDEWKGMPGNPTQDNGKPSLRNWFGTDQRGVDVFAQMVHGTTIALSVGFVSMGIAGVIGIIVGALAGFYGKGLDMVLSRVIEVVMCIPTLILILAIIAIIDAPTIWHMMAIIGCTGWTGIARLARAEFMKLRESDFVLAAKTTGVGQFRIIFRYILPNSLAPVLVPITFGIAAAILIESGLSFLGFGAPPPNPSWGTLLNMGRQNLQMWWLIFFPGMAIFMAVLAYNLIGEGLQEASDPRLRDA; encoded by the coding sequence ATGCAACAGAAATCTGACACTGACCAGAATAATGTCACTGCACCGAAGAAGGTCAAAAAGTCACCCAGTTTCTGGGCTGAGACCTGGCAGCGTTTCAAACATCGCAAAATGGCGATGATCGCTCTGATCTACATCGGCTTTCTCTGCATGGTAGCGGTCTTTGCTCCTGCGATTGCCGGGACCAAACCGATCATCTGTAAATACAAAGGTCACATTTACTTTCCCGCGATGGGCTACTTCCGCCGCGAATGGGAAAACCCGATCTTCTACAAAGACCGCTTTCGCAACCGCTACCCAGAAAACCTGAAAGCGAAAGATCCCGACAGCTGGGCGATCTGGCCACTGGTCTATCAGGATCCTTATCGCCGCGTGTATGACGACGAATGGAAGGGAATGCCGGGAAATCCCACCCAGGACAACGGGAAACCCAGTTTGCGTAACTGGTTTGGTACCGACCAACGGGGGGTGGATGTCTTCGCGCAGATGGTCCACGGAACCACGATCGCCTTGTCCGTGGGTTTCGTCTCGATGGGCATTGCGGGAGTCATTGGAATCATTGTCGGCGCACTGGCTGGTTTTTATGGCAAAGGCCTCGACATGGTGCTCAGCCGGGTCATCGAGGTTGTGATGTGCATTCCGACATTAATTCTGATTCTGGCGATCATTGCTATCATCGATGCGCCCACTATCTGGCATATGATGGCGATCATCGGCTGTACTGGCTGGACTGGTATCGCCCGTCTGGCACGCGCTGAATTCATGAAGCTGCGAGAAAGCGATTTCGTTCTGGCAGCGAAGACAACCGGGGTTGGACAGTTTCGCATCATCTTTCGCTACATTCTGCCCAACTCGCTGGCACCGGTTCTGGTTCCCATCACCTTTGGAATTGCCGCCGCCATTCTGATTGAAAGCGGATTGAGCTTCCTGGGCTTCGGAGCACCTCCCCCAAATCCCAGCTGGGGAACACTGCTGAATATGGGGCGGCAGAACCTGCAGATGTGGTGGTTAATCTTCTTCCCGGGGATGGCGATCTTTATGGCCGTGCTGGCATATAACCTGATCGGCGAAGGATTGCAGGAAGCTTCAGATCCCCGACTGCGGGATGCCTGA